A single window of uncultured Methanospirillum sp. DNA harbors:
- the rpl3p gene encoding 50S ribosomal protein L3: MPNVHRPRMGSLAFSPRKRAKSQVPKYHAWPAYEGEPALQGFAGYKVGMTHVIMVDDHVKSPNEGKDIMVPVTVVEVPDMKVAAIRVYRKDTYGHHPMTEIWAENLESDLGRRINLPKNYKREEAEKKIREAIEADKIVDVVAITYTRPALLTGVPKKVPDLMETRVGGGSIAERFDFAVGMLGKDVDIRGMFQVGQYTDVTAITKGKGTQGPVKRWGVHLRKRKHSRGGKERHVGTLGPWNPHHVRWQVPMMGQMGYQQRTEYNKRLIRIGEDGADVTPEGGFLHYGNVRSRYVLIKGSLPGPCKRLVRIRHAIRQGEHKIREPVVEFVSQQSKQG; this comes from the coding sequence ATGCCAAACGTACACAGACCCCGCATGGGTTCCCTGGCATTCAGCCCACGGAAACGGGCGAAGAGCCAGGTGCCGAAATATCATGCATGGCCCGCATATGAAGGAGAGCCAGCGCTCCAGGGTTTTGCCGGATATAAGGTTGGAATGACCCATGTCATCATGGTCGACGACCATGTTAAGAGTCCAAATGAAGGCAAGGACATCATGGTTCCTGTCACGGTTGTTGAAGTACCTGATATGAAGGTTGCTGCAATCCGTGTTTACCGCAAAGATACCTACGGTCACCACCCGATGACCGAGATCTGGGCAGAGAACCTTGAGTCAGACCTCGGACGCAGAATCAACCTGCCAAAGAATTACAAACGCGAAGAGGCTGAAAAGAAGATTCGCGAGGCAATTGAAGCAGACAAGATCGTCGATGTCGTTGCCATTACATACACCCGCCCTGCACTTCTCACCGGTGTCCCAAAGAAGGTCCCTGACCTTATGGAGACTCGTGTTGGTGGAGGAAGCATTGCAGAACGGTTCGACTTTGCTGTCGGCATGCTTGGAAAGGATGTTGACATCCGTGGCATGTTTCAGGTTGGTCAGTACACCGATGTTACTGCAATCACCAAAGGAAAAGGTACGCAGGGTCCTGTAAAGCGCTGGGGAGTTCACCTCCGCAAACGCAAGCACTCCCGTGGTGGCAAAGAACGCCATGTTGGTACCCTCGGACCATGGAATCCGCACCATGTACGGTGGCAGGTTCCGATGATGGGTCAGATGGGATACCAGCAGCGGACTGAATACAACAAGCGCCTCATCCGGATCGGAGAAGATGGCGCAGATGTGACCCCAGAGGGAGGATTCCTGCACTATGGTAACGTCCGGAGCCGGTATGTTCTCATCAAGGGTTCACTTCCAGGTCCGTGCAAGCGCCTTGTAAGAATCAGACACGCAATCCGCCAGGGTGAGCATAAGATCCGCGAGCCTGTGGTTGAATTCGTGAGCCAGCAGAGCAAACAGGGGTGA